One genomic segment of Brassica napus cultivar Da-Ae chromosome A3, Da-Ae, whole genome shotgun sequence includes these proteins:
- the LOC106438814 gene encoding probable lysophospholipase BODYGUARD 3 — protein sequence MGAMKTRSASAGRWVNEVVSFVVFCLLDIMDYLLCLLYKTADYLLEAEWKPCYCLSPKKLITTSRGNILLSHNNCESKILTVSPLQQLSGRSKIELEEISETLYSRPSLISDLSKLSVNYLTKWVVSMTRSHSDCGEIKISKKRRKTMKSSFTVVEMLQGKIRPQNLSRQVSRWSDCDCGFCTCWNSTCVKDQSLFVKTQFPKGNIGNEDVLFIHGFISSSAFWTETVFPRLSKSKYRLFAVDLLGFGKSPKPSDSLYTMREHVEMIEKSVLLKHNVKSFHIVAHSLGCILALGLVAKHGGSIKSLTLLAPPYHPVPTTEAEPRQYVMKKVAPRRIWPPIAFGASMACWYEHISRTICLLICKNHRLWQFLAKLITRNNRTVNFLIEGFMCHTHNAAWHTLHNIICGVGSKLDSYLDIVRDKLKCNVTIFHGRDDEVVPVECSYNVQSRIPRARVKVVENKDHITLVVGRQVEFAKELEEIWKSSSC from the exons ATGGGTGCGATGAAGACAAGATCAGCATCAGCGGGGAGATGGGTGAACGAGGTCGTGAGTTTCGTTGTGTTTTGTCTGTTAGACATCATGGATTATTTGCTCTGTCTTCTCTACAAAACAGCTGATTATCTCCTCGAAGCAGAGTGGAAACCTTGCTATTGCTTGTCACCCAAGAAACTCATCACCACAAGTCGAGGGAACATCCTCTTATCTCATAACAATTGTGAATCCAAGATCCTCACTGTTTCTCCTCTGCAACAACTTAG CGGTCGTTCCAAGATTGAGCTAGAGGAGATCTCAGAGACTCTTTATTCTCGTCCTTCTCTTATATCAGACCTCTCTAAGCTCTCTGTTAACTATCTCACAAAATGGGTAGTGAGTATGACTCGGTCACACTCTGATTGTGGCGAGATCAAGATAAGTAAGAAAAGAAGGAAAACGATGAAGTCGAGCTTCACTGTCGTTGAGATGCTTCAAGGCAAGATCAGACCGCAGAATTTGAGCCGACAAGTCTCGAGATGGTCGGATTGTGATTGTGGATTTTGTACTTGTTGGAATTCAACTTGTGTCAAAGATCAGTCCCTTTTTGTCAAAACTCAGTTCCCTAAAG GTAATATTGGGAATGAAGACGTGTTGTTCATCCACGGCTTCATATCTTCATCGGCGTTTTGGACAGAGACGGTATTTCCAAGGTTGTCGAAATCCAAGTATAGACTATTTGCCGTAGATCTCTTAGGGTTTGGGAAGAGCCCTAAGCCTTCGGATTCACTCTACACGATGAGAGAGCATGTGGAGATGATCGAGAAATCGGTATTGCTTAAACACAATGTGAAGTCGTTCCACATTGTGGCTCACTCTTTGGGTTGCATATTGGCTCTTGGTTTAGTCGCTAAGCACGGTGGTTCCATCAAGTCACTAACCCTCCTCGCTCCG CCGTACCATCCGGTGCCGACGACGGAGGCGGAGCCAAGGCAGTACGTGATGAAGAAGGTTGCACCACGGAGGATTTGGCCGCCCATAGCGTTTGGAGCGTCGATGGCTTGTTGGTATGAACACATTAGCCGTACCATTTGTCTTCTCATCTGCAAGAACCATCGTCTTTGGCAATTTCTTGCCAAACTCATCACCCGTAATAATAG GACAGTGAACTTTCTAATAGAAGGGTTTATGTGCCACACGCATAACGCGGCGTGGCACACTCTACACAACATAATATGTGGAGTAGGGAGCAAACTGGATTCGTATTTGGACATCGTACGAGACAAACTGAAGTGTAATGTCACCATCTTCCATGGAAGAGACGATGAGGTAGTACCTGTTGAGTGTAGCTACAATGTTCAAAGTCGGATTCCTCGAGCACGTGTTAAGGTTGTTGAGAACAAAGATCACATAACTTTAGTTGTCGGAAGGCAAGTGGAGTTTGCTAAAGAGCTCGAGGAGATTTGGAAGAGTTCTTCTTGCTAA
- the LOC106438813 gene encoding FACT complex subunit SPT16: MGDSRNGNARAPAGLPPRAPPRAANTYEIDVKNFISRTRALYAHWNQHSEDLWGSADALAVATPPASDDLRYLKSSALNIWLLGYEFPDTIMVFTPKKIHFLCSKSKATLLEVVKKPALDELRIDVVMHVKAKGDDGTGQMDAIFRAIRDLPVGDGKESQVVGHIAREAPEGKFLETWTERLKNAMFQFVDITAGLSDLFAVKDGTEIINVKKAAYLAYSVMKNVVVPKLENIIDEEKDVTHSSLMDVTEKAILEPTKANVKLKAENVDICYPPIFQSGGKFDLKPSAASDDELLTYDPASIIICAVGARYNSYCSNVARTYLIDATPLQSKAYEVLLKAHEAAINALRPGTKLNTIYQAALSVVEKEAPELVDKLTKSAGTGIGLEFRESGLNINAKNDKVLRSEMAFNVSLGFQNLECEEESRSKNKKFSLLLADTVIVKDQNPEILTTKCSKAVKDVAYSFKEEEEEKPRKKARTAGPENYMTKTALRSDDHVVSKEELRKQHQAELARQKNEETARRLAGDSSGSGDRRSTAKASTDMVAYKNVNDVPQPRDLMIQVDQKNEALLLPIYGSLVPFHVSAIRTVSNQHESSQNNYIRIIFNVPGTPFNPPDSNTLKNQGAIYLKEVSFRSKDSKHSSEVVQAIKTLRRQVNARESERIERATLVTQEKLQLAGNKFKPLRLSDLWIRPQFSGRKRIPGTLEAHANGFRYSTTRPNERVDVLFGNIKHAFFQPAEKEMITVLHFHLHNHIMVANKKTKDVQFYVEVMDVVQSLGGGRRSAYDPDEIDEEQRERARKNKINMDFNHFASRVNDMWQQPQFASLDLEFDQPLRELGFYGVPHKTNAFIIPTSSCLVEITEMPFFVVSLSEIEIVNLERVGFGQKNFDMAIIFKDFKKDVLRVDSIPTTSLEGIKEWLDTTDIKYYESKLNLNWRQILKTITDDPQSFVEEGGWEFLNLDGSDSESGGSEESDKEYEASDVEVESESEDEDSDSASLVESEDDEEEDSEEESEEEKGKTWDELEREATNADREHGAESDSEEERKRRKMRAFGKSRPGTGGGGGGRSSGGGGSSMRNMPPSKRKHR, translated from the coding sequence ATGGGAGACTCTCGAAACGGTAACGCACGAGCTCCTGCTGGCCTGCCTCCAAGAGCGCCTCCAAGAGCTGCGAACACCTACGAAATTGATGTCAAGAACTTCATCTCACGCACAAGAGCCTTGTATGCACACTGGAATCAGCACAGTGAAGACCTTTGGGGATCTGCTGACGCTCTTGCCGTAGCTACCCCTCCTGCTTCCGATGATCTGCGCTACCTGAAATCGTCGGCTTTGAACATTTGGCTTCTTGGGTATGAGTTTCCTGATACGATCATGGTTTTCACGCCGAAGAAGATCCATTTCTTGTGCAGCAAGAGCAAGGCAACTCTGCTTGAAGTTGTGAAAAAGCCTGCACTTGATGAGTTGAGGATTGATGTTGTTATGCATGTGAAGGCTAAAGGTGATGATGGAACAGGGCAGATGGATGCCATTTTTCGTGCCATCCGTGATCTACCTGTGGGTGATGGAAAGGAGTCTCAAGTTGTGGGACACATTGCTCGTGAGGCTCCTGAAGGTAAGTTTCTGGAGACGTGGACTGAGAGGCTAAAGAATGCAATGTTTCAGTTTGTGGATATCACTGCGGGGTTGTCTGATCTGTTTGCTGTAAAAGACGGAACTGAGATCATTAATGTGAAGAAAGCTGCGTATCTAGCCTACAGCGTGATGAAGAATGTTGTTGTTCCTAAACTTGAGAATATTATCGATGAGGAGAAAGATGTCACCCACTCTTCGTTGATGGATGTCACTGAGAAAGCAATACTTGAGCCAACGAAAGCCAATGTGAAGCTGAAGGCAGAGAATGTCGACATATGCTACCCTCCCATATTTCAGAGTGGAGGCAAGTTTGATCTGAAGCCTAGTGCTGCAAGTGATGATGAATTGCTCACTTATGATCCAGCGAGCATCATTATATGCGCTGTTGGTGCTCGGTACAATAGCTATTGTTCCAATGTCGCTAGGACTTACCTAATAGATGCAACTCCTCTCCAGAGCAAGGCTTATGAAGTTCTTCTCAAGGCACATGAAGCTGCAATTAATGCTCTGAGGCCAGGAACTAAGTTGAATACTATCTATCAAGCTGCCCTGTCTGTGGTTGAAAAGGAAGCTCCTGAGTTGGTTGACAAGCTAACCAAGTCTGCTGGTACTGGTATCGGTCTTGAATTCAGAGAGTCTGGATTGAATATTAATGCGAAGAATGATAAAGTGTTGAGATCGGAGATGGCGTTTAATGTGTCTCTTGGGTTCCAGAACTTGGAATGTGAGGAGGAGAGCCGCAGCAAGAACAAGAAATTCTCGCTATTACTGGCAGATACTGTTATTGTTAAAGATCAGAATCCTGAGATCTTGACTACAAAGTGCTCCAAAGCTGTTAAGGATGTGGCTTATTCATtcaaggaggaagaagaagagaagccaAGGAAGAAGGCAAGGACCGCTGGACCAGAGAACTACATGACAAAAACAGCTCTTAGATCAGATGATCATGTGGTGTCTAAAGAGGAGCTGCGGAAACAGCACCAGGCAGAGCTTGCACGCcagaaaaatgaagaaactgccAGAAGGCTTGCTGGTGACAGTTCCGGTTCTGGAGACCGACGGTCTACTGCAAAGGCTTCCACTGATATGGTTGCCTACAAGAACGTTAATGATGTGCCTCAGCCTCGGGATTTGATGATTCAAGTTGATCAGAAGAACGAGGCTTTACTGTTACCCATCTATGGTAGCTTGGTTCCATTCCATGTATCAGCGATCAGAACAGTATCAAACCAGCATGAGAGCAGCCAGAATAACTACATCCGTATCATTTTCAATGTCCCCGGTACACCCTTCAACCCTCCTGACTCCAACACTTTGAAAAACCAGGGAGCTATATACCTCAAGGAGGTTTCATTCCGGTCCAAGGATTCAAAGCATAGCAGTGAAGTGGTTCAGGCGATTAAGACCCTGAGACGGCAAGTCAATGCTCGTGAGTCGGAAAGAATCGAAAGGGCAACACTGGTTACCCAGGAGAAGCTTCAGCTTGCAGGAAACAAGTTCAAACCTCTCAGGTTGTCTGATCTATGGATCCGTCCACAGTTTAGCGGTCGCAAGAGGATTCCTGGAACACTCGAAGCTCATGCCAATGGTTTCAGATATTCTACAACTAGGCCCAATGAGCGCGTGGATGTCCTGTTTGGAAACATTAAGCATGCGTTTTTCCAGCCCGCTGAGAAGGAGATGATAACCGTCCTGCACTTTCACCTGCACAACCACATCATGGTagcaaacaagaaaacaaaggaCGTCCAGTTCTATGTTGAGGTGATGGATGTTGTGCAATCCTTAGGCGGTGGAAGGAGATCAGCCTATGACCCAGACGAGATTGATGAAGAGCAGCGGGAGAGGGCTaggaaaaacaaaatcaacatgGACTTCAACCATTTTGCAAGCCGAGTCAATGATATGTGGCAACAACCTCAGTTTGCAAGTTTGGATCTTGAGTTTGATCAACCACTGAGAGAGCTTGGGTTCTATGGTGTGCCGCATAAGACAAACGCTTTCATCATCCCGACCTCCAGCTGCCTTGTAGAGATCACTGAAATGCCCTTTTTTGTGGTCAGTTTGAGTGAGATTGAGATTGTGAATCTGGAGAGAGTTGGGTTTGGGCAGAAGAACTTTGACATGGCCATAATCTTCAAGGACTTCAAGAAAGATGTTCTCAGGGTTGACTCTATTCCCACTACTTCTCTAGAAGGGATAAAGGAATGGCTTGACACTACTGATATAAAGTACTACGAGAGCAAGCTGAATCTGAACTGGAGGCAGATCCTCAAGACAATCACTGATGATCCACAGAGCTTTGTAGAGGAAGGTGGATGGGAGTTTTTGAACTTGGATGGAAGCGATTCAGAATCTGGTGGCTCTGAGGAGTCGGACAAAGAGTATGAGGCCTCAGATGTGGAGGTTGAGTCTGAGTCAGAGGACGAGGATTCAGACAGCGCTTCACTGGTTGAGTCagaggacgatgaagaagaggaCTCGGAGGAAgaatcagaggaagagaagGGTAAGACATGGGACGAGCTGGAGAGAGAAGCTACTAATGCAGACAGAGAGCATGGAGCTGAGTCTGACAGTgaggaagagaggaagagaaggaagatgagAGCGTTTGGGAAATCGCGTCCTGGAACCGGCGGTGGTGGAGGAGGCAGAAGCAGCGGTGGAGGAGGCAGCAGCATGAGGAACATGCCACCATCCAAACGCAAGCACAGGTGA
- the LOC106443843 gene encoding probable mannose-1-phosphate guanylyltransferase 3, with protein sequence MKALILVGGFGTRLRPLTFSIPKPLVDFGNKPMILHQIEALKAAGVTEVVLAINHQQPEVMLNFVKEYEKKLEMKITFSQETEPLGTAGPLALARDKLIDESGKPFFVLNSDVICEYPLLEMIEFHKNHAAEASIMVTKVDDSSKYGVVVMEEEGKEESRVESFVEKPKHFVGDKINAGIYLLNPSVLDMIELRRTSIEKEIFPKIASEKKLYAMVLPGFWMDIGQPKDYLTGQRMYLRYLRKNAPEELLASSGDHVIGNVIADETAVIGERCLIGPDVVIGPGCVIESGVRLFGCTVMRGSRIKEHACVSDSIVGWDSTVGSWARVANITVLGKDVRVADAEVYSSGASIQEQII encoded by the exons ATGAAGGCTCTTATTCTAGTTGGAGGATTCGGAACTCGATTGAGACCGCTTACATTCAGCATTCCAAAACCCCTAGTTGATTTTGGAAACAAGCCCATGATTTTGCATCAG ATTGAAGCTCTAAAAGCTGCTGGAGTTACTGAAGTTGTATTAGCTATCAACCACCAACAACCAGAG gtgATGTTAAATTTTGTGAAAGAATATGAGAAAAAGCTAGAGATGAAGATCACCTTTTCTCAAGAAACCGAACCCCTCGGGACAGCAGGGCCTCTCGCTTTGGCTCGTGACAAGCTTATCGATGAATCAGGCAAACCCTTTTTTGTGCTGAACAGTGATGTTATCTGCGAATATCCACTGCTCGAGATGATCGAATTTCACAAGAATCACGCTGCTGAAGCTTCAATCATGGTGACCAAAGTAGATGATTCTTCTAAGTACGGTGTGGTGGTTATGGAGGAGGAAGGTAAAGAAGAATCAAGAGTTGAAAGTTTCGTTGAGAAACCAAAACATTTTGTAGGGGACAAGATCAACGCTGGGATATACCTCTTGAACCCGTCTGTGCTGGACATGATCGAGCTGAGACGGACGTCGATAGAGAAAGAGATATTCCCTAAGATAGCGTCAGAGAAGAAGCTTTACGCCATGGTGCTACCAGGTTTTTGGATGGACATTGGTCAGCCAAAAGATTACTTAACAGGGCAGAGAATGTATCTCCGCTATCTAAGAAAGAATGCACCAGAGGAGCTTTTAGCGTCGTCCGGAGATCACGTGATCGGGAATGTTATTGCGGATGAGACCGCGGTTATAGGGGAACGATGCTTGATAGGACCTGATGTGGTGATTGGTCCAGGATGTGTGATTGAATCCGGTGTGAGATTGTTTGGTTGCACTGTTATGCGCGGTTCTCGGATCAAGGAACATGCTTGTGTGTCTGATAGTATCGTGGGATGGGATTCAACCGTTGGAAGTTGGGCTCGTGTAGCTAACATAACGGTTCTTGGCAAAGATGTTCGTGTCGCTGATGCAGAGGTTTATAGCAGCGGGGCTTCTATCCAAGAACAAATCATATGA